In a single window of the Arachis hypogaea cultivar Tifrunner chromosome 6, arahy.Tifrunner.gnm2.J5K5, whole genome shotgun sequence genome:
- the LOC112696976 gene encoding uncharacterized protein, whose protein sequence is MSKSTATTTPCCSKVGIKKGPWSAEEDEILSKFVQKEGEGRWRTLPKRAGLQRCGKSCRLRWMNYLRPSVKRGQIAPDEEDLILRLHRLLGNRWALIAGRLPGRTDNEIKNYWNTHLSKKLIKRGIDPRTHKPLITTNYSTTPVTTSNGGVFHHHHQHSNVITSSIIMPLQHQPTMTVNPASEIGNVNNSKFDYAPIISAGGNIMEENNNNNNNVVVDYHHHGGNNGNNNNDVEEEDTLLVFLNSLFDGGNNEVMNNNNNNNNNDNSGTDELAVFQHHHDDEGDVTMFPPPLSTSFRLEDWEAEFSNALINQQDGSSSSSPPNK, encoded by the exons ATGAGCAAGAGTACTGCTACTACCACACCGTGCTGCAGCAAAGTTGGGATCAAGAAAGGACCATGGAGCGCCGAGGAAGACGAGATCCTCTCCAAATTTGTCCAGAAGGAAGGGGAGGGGCGGTGGCGTACGCTCCCCAAGAGGGCCGGGCTGCAGCGCTGCGGCAAGAGCTGCCGCCTCCGCTGGATGAACTACCTCCGTCCCTCCGTCAAGCGAGGCCAGATCGCTCCTGACGAGGAGGATCTCATCCTCCGCCTTCACCGTCTCTTGGGCAACAG GTGGGCTTTGATAGCTGGCAGATTACCTGGCAGGACTGATAACGAGATCAAGAATTACTGGAATACCCATCTAAGCAAGAAGCTCATAAAGCGAGGCATAGATCCAAGAACCCATAAGCCATTAATCACCACCAATTATTCTACTACTCCTGTTACTACTTCAAATGGAGGtgtttttcatcatcatcatcaacattcaAATGTAATAACCTCTTCAATCATAATGCCGCTGCAGCACCAACCTACGATGACTGTGAATCCTGCGTCAGAAATTGGTAATGTCAACAACAGCAAATTTGATTATGCTCCAATAATTAGTGCTGGTGGGAACATTATGgaagagaataataataataataataatgttgttgTTGATTATCATCATCATGGCGGAAATAAtgggaataataataatgatgttgaggaggaagatACATTGTTGGTTTTTCTGAATTCTTTATTTGATGGTGGTAACAATGAAGTGatgaataataacaataataataataataatgataatagtgGAACAGACGAACTAGCGGTGTTTCAGCATCATCATGATGATGAGGGTGATGTTACAATGTTCCCTCCACCGCTTTCAACATCTTTTCGTCTTGAAGATTGGGAAGCAGAATTTAGCAATGCACTTATAAATCAACAAGAtggttcatcatcatcatcacctccTAATAAGTAA